From the genome of Acetobacteroides hydrogenigenes, one region includes:
- a CDS encoding SPOR domain-containing protein produces MVGTVIKSLVSQGKRVIIPDFGAFLIKDSTLSNILTKDNVTFSPFLKYNDGFLENELAHVCGLHKDDARLKVASFVDAVKNSISNVDKKVYEVEGLGYFYKDRQGNAAFSIDRPYEESRDLEENELATTMVNNSTVKEEELVGKPVDVFTESIPNVMFSSSKVDMDNPLADKDQQHIVDKTEENNENTDVKSEDKEDDVSVGVLNNKGEILKREEEIHRSNSTPRKISKSLLVGFILLLGALFVLNVFWTDIFGTKADISKPKIVLDPIDSEQKEVEEKKLEAEEVAQDAIDNEVVATVENTVKNTASLSKREGERDANVKEETKENERLNVNKKALVTEAKKPVKQESSIDSKSFVVVLGSFETNENAEKHVAHLAKKKIKGRVVHRSKVYSVVTSSFKTYEEAQKEKDRIKVLGVDGWISSK; encoded by the coding sequence ATGGTAGGAACAGTCATCAAATCACTCGTATCGCAAGGGAAGAGGGTTATAATACCCGATTTTGGCGCATTCCTGATTAAAGATAGCACTCTCAGCAATATTCTTACAAAAGATAATGTAACGTTCAGCCCGTTTCTAAAGTATAACGATGGTTTTTTAGAGAACGAACTAGCGCACGTATGCGGCCTACATAAAGATGATGCTCGATTAAAAGTCGCATCTTTTGTTGATGCTGTAAAAAACTCTATAAGTAATGTAGACAAAAAGGTTTACGAAGTAGAAGGGCTCGGTTATTTCTATAAAGATAGACAGGGGAATGCCGCTTTCTCTATCGATCGTCCTTACGAAGAGTCAAGGGATCTGGAAGAGAACGAATTGGCTACGACAATGGTAAACAATTCTACTGTAAAAGAGGAGGAACTAGTTGGGAAGCCTGTCGATGTGTTTACCGAATCAATTCCAAATGTTATGTTCTCTTCTTCTAAGGTAGATATGGATAATCCGTTGGCAGATAAAGATCAACAGCATATTGTTGATAAAACCGAGGAAAACAATGAGAATACAGACGTGAAGAGCGAAGATAAAGAAGATGATGTTTCAGTAGGTGTATTAAACAATAAGGGGGAAATTCTAAAAAGGGAAGAGGAGATTCATCGTAGTAATTCTACTCCTAGAAAAATTTCGAAGTCATTGTTAGTTGGTTTTATACTGCTATTGGGGGCGCTATTTGTTCTTAATGTTTTTTGGACAGATATTTTTGGAACCAAGGCTGATATCTCTAAGCCTAAGATTGTTTTGGATCCAATAGATTCAGAACAAAAAGAAGTAGAAGAGAAAAAACTTGAAGCAGAGGAAGTCGCTCAAGATGCAATTGACAACGAAGTTGTTGCTACAGTAGAAAATACGGTAAAAAATACAGCGTCTTTGTCTAAGAGAGAAGGGGAAAGAGATGCAAATGTAAAAGAAGAGACAAAAGAGAACGAAAGGCTAAATGTTAACAAGAAAGCATTGGTTACAGAAGCAAAGAAGCCCGTCAAACAAGAAAGCAGTATTGATTCTAAAAGTTTTGTGGTAGTGTTGGGGTCTTTTGAGACCAATGAAAATGCCGAAAAGCATGTGGCTCATCTAGCAAAAAAGAAGATTAAAGGACGTGTCGTTCATAGAAGTAAGGTATAC